The following are encoded together in the Streptomyces rapamycinicus NRRL 5491 genome:
- a CDS encoding putative protein N(5)-glutamine methyltransferase, whose translation MSASPSLVTLSAVVTRLRAAGCVFAEDEARLILSMGHVPAEIDAMVDRRAAGLPLEHVLGWAEFRGLRISIDPGVFVPRRRTEFLVEQAVPLARPGAVVVDLCCGSGALGAALASGSGSGGVELYAADIDPVAVRCARRNVGAAGGTVYEGDLYEPLPAALRGRVDVLLANVPYVPTEEVGLLPPEARVHEARVALDGGADGLDVLRRVTAGAGGWLTPGGSLLFETSGRQAATAMAIVAEGGMEPRLAECDELDATVIIGTRPAASGP comes from the coding sequence ATGTCGGCTTCACCTTCACTTGTCACCCTCTCCGCCGTCGTCACCAGACTCCGCGCCGCCGGGTGCGTGTTCGCCGAGGACGAGGCGCGGCTGATCCTTTCCATGGGCCACGTTCCGGCCGAGATCGACGCCATGGTGGACCGGCGCGCCGCCGGGCTGCCGCTGGAGCACGTACTCGGCTGGGCGGAGTTCCGGGGGCTTCGGATATCCATCGACCCCGGGGTCTTCGTACCGCGCCGACGCACCGAGTTCCTGGTCGAGCAGGCCGTACCGCTGGCCCGGCCCGGGGCCGTCGTGGTCGATCTGTGCTGCGGCTCGGGCGCGCTGGGCGCCGCGCTGGCCTCGGGCTCGGGCTCGGGCGGGGTGGAGCTGTACGCGGCCGATATCGACCCCGTCGCGGTGCGCTGCGCGCGGCGCAACGTGGGGGCGGCGGGCGGCACGGTGTACGAGGGCGACCTCTACGAGCCGCTGCCCGCCGCGCTGCGCGGCCGCGTGGACGTCCTGCTGGCCAACGTCCCGTACGTGCCCACCGAGGAGGTCGGGCTGCTGCCGCCGGAGGCCCGGGTCCACGAGGCGCGCGTGGCGCTGGACGGCGGGGCGGACGGGCTGGACGTCCTGCGCCGGGTGACCGCCGGGGCGGGCGGCTGGCTGACCCCGGGCGGCTCCCTGCTCTTCGAGACGAGCGGACGGCAGGCGGCCACGGCGATGGCCATCGTGGCGGAGGGCGGGATGGAGCCACGGCTGGCCGAATGCGACGAGCTGGACGCCACGGTCATCATCGGCACCAGGCCAGCGGCCTCCGGTCCGTGA
- a CDS encoding GlxA family transcriptional regulator — MTIAPAARRVPGAHGTPGPSAASAAPSRARDLAGRAAGLDRLMHPAPRPGAHKVVVLALDGVYPFELGIPHRVLGSADGRYEVLSASADGRPVRTDSDLTVTPGHGPEVLAEADTVVIPPYAISRASAAAPDPQALAALSRVRPGTRLVSICTGAFLLAAAGLLDGRRATTHWALGDHFRELFPRVELDAGVLFVDHGDVLTSAGAASGVDVCLHLVRQDHGSEVANQVARCCVVPPYRDGGQAQYIERPLPPAGGTGTGPTRDWALQRLELPLSLDELAAHAAMSTRTFARRFREETGLSPGRWLTQQRLRRARRLLESSDLPVERVAHEVGFATATSLRRHLAAEAGVAPSAYRRTFRAPDAP, encoded by the coding sequence ATGACCATCGCCCCTGCCGCCCGCCGCGTTCCCGGAGCCCACGGCACTCCCGGCCCCAGTGCCGCGTCCGCCGCGCCCTCCCGGGCCCGTGACCTCGCCGGCCGCGCGGCCGGACTGGACCGTCTGATGCACCCGGCCCCGCGGCCCGGCGCCCACAAGGTCGTCGTCCTCGCCCTCGACGGCGTCTACCCCTTCGAACTCGGCATCCCGCACCGGGTCCTGGGGTCCGCCGACGGCCGCTACGAGGTGCTGTCCGCGAGCGCGGACGGGCGGCCCGTGCGCACCGACTCCGACCTGACCGTCACCCCCGGGCACGGTCCCGAGGTGCTGGCCGAGGCGGACACCGTGGTCATCCCTCCGTACGCGATCTCCCGGGCCTCGGCCGCCGCCCCGGACCCGCAGGCCCTCGCCGCCCTGTCCCGCGTCCGCCCCGGCACCCGTCTGGTGTCCATCTGCACCGGCGCCTTCCTGCTGGCCGCCGCCGGTCTCCTGGACGGGCGCCGGGCCACCACCCACTGGGCGCTCGGCGACCACTTCCGGGAGCTGTTCCCCCGGGTCGAGCTCGACGCCGGTGTGCTCTTCGTCGACCACGGTGACGTGCTGACCTCCGCCGGGGCGGCGAGCGGTGTCGACGTCTGCCTGCACCTGGTGCGCCAGGACCACGGCAGCGAGGTGGCCAACCAGGTCGCCCGCTGTTGCGTCGTACCGCCGTACCGGGACGGCGGGCAGGCGCAGTACATCGAGCGGCCGCTGCCGCCGGCGGGCGGCACCGGCACCGGGCCGACCCGCGACTGGGCGCTGCAGCGGCTGGAACTGCCGCTGTCGCTGGACGAGTTGGCCGCACACGCGGCGATGAGCACCCGTACCTTCGCCCGGCGCTTCCGGGAGGAGACCGGTCTGAGCCCCGGCCGCTGGCTGACCCAGCAGCGGCTGCGGCGGGCGCGGCGCCTGCTGGAGTCCAGTGACCTGCCGGTGGAACGGGTCGCCCACGAGGTCGGCTTCGCCACCGCCACCTCGCTGCGTCGGCATCTGGCGGCGGAGGCGGGGGTCGCCCCGTCGGCGTACCGGCGCACCTTCCGTGCCCCGGACGCACCGTGA
- a CDS encoding oxidoreductase, which yields MKGWTASDIPDQTGRTAVVTGANSGLGFVTARELARRGARVVLGCRSEKRGDEAAERIRAQAPGARVEVAPLDLADLTSVRAFAAGHKGDRLDLLINNAGVMALPHRRTADGFEMQFGVNHLGHFALTGLLLPRLLEAGPGARVVTVSSFMHMLGTVDPRDLNMERGYRRWVAYARSKSANLLFTHELAHRLRAAGVRLVAAAAHPGYAATNLMSAAPKMEGHRGKERFMEIGNRYFAQTPEQGTLPVLYAATGPDVRQDDFFGPPLQGLLRGSPIRSARAKWTLSDTAGRGLWAASERLTGVRYEALVS from the coding sequence ATGAAGGGCTGGACCGCGAGCGACATCCCTGATCAGACCGGCCGCACCGCGGTCGTGACCGGCGCCAACAGCGGGCTCGGCTTCGTCACCGCCCGGGAGTTGGCGCGGCGCGGTGCGCGGGTGGTGCTCGGGTGCCGCAGCGAGAAGCGGGGGGACGAGGCGGCTGAGCGGATCCGGGCGCAGGCGCCGGGCGCGCGGGTGGAGGTCGCGCCGCTGGACCTCGCGGACCTGACGTCCGTACGGGCCTTCGCGGCCGGGCACAAGGGCGACCGGCTCGATCTGCTGATCAACAACGCGGGCGTGATGGCCCTTCCGCACCGCAGGACCGCCGATGGCTTCGAGATGCAGTTCGGCGTCAACCACCTGGGCCACTTCGCGCTGACCGGGCTGCTGCTGCCGAGGCTGCTGGAGGCGGGCCCGGGGGCGCGGGTGGTCACCGTCTCCAGCTTTATGCACATGCTGGGGACGGTGGACCCGCGCGACCTGAACATGGAGCGGGGGTACCGGCGTTGGGTCGCCTACGCCCGCTCCAAGTCCGCCAATCTCCTGTTCACCCACGAACTCGCCCACCGGCTGCGCGCGGCGGGCGTCCGCCTCGTGGCGGCCGCCGCGCACCCCGGCTACGCCGCGACCAACCTCATGTCCGCCGCGCCGAAGATGGAGGGCCACCGGGGGAAGGAGCGGTTCATGGAGATCGGCAACCGCTATTTCGCCCAGACCCCGGAGCAGGGCACGCTCCCCGTCCTGTACGCGGCGACCGGCCCGGACGTCCGCCAGGACGACTTCTTCGGCCCGCCGCTCCAGGGGCTGTTGCGCGGCTCCCCCATCCGTTCGGCCCGTGCGAAGTGGACGCTCAGCGACACGGCGGGGCGGGGGCTGTGGGCCGCGTCCGAGCGGCTGACGGGGGTGCGGTACGAGGCGCTCGTGAGCTGA
- a CDS encoding MarR family winged helix-turn-helix transcriptional regulator: MGGAVDLNTHPGHLARRFQQAHSLLWGAMVSEETTSPQFAVVNVLVEKPDIDQRTLSEHVHLDRSTIADLVARLARRGLLERVRDPNDGRRNVLRLTEEGIRVHRKLVTRTSRMNRVFLAPLDEAERETLLRLIARVADAAEELRA; encoded by the coding sequence ATGGGCGGCGCGGTCGATCTGAACACGCACCCCGGGCATCTGGCCCGCCGCTTCCAGCAGGCGCACTCACTGCTGTGGGGCGCGATGGTCTCCGAGGAAACCACCTCGCCGCAGTTCGCGGTGGTCAACGTGCTGGTCGAGAAGCCGGACATCGACCAGCGGACGCTGAGCGAACACGTCCACCTCGACCGCTCCACCATCGCCGACCTGGTCGCCCGGCTGGCCCGGCGCGGCCTGCTGGAGCGGGTGCGCGACCCGAACGACGGCCGCCGCAACGTCCTGCGGCTGACGGAGGAGGGCATCCGGGTCCACCGAAAGCTGGTCACCCGGACGTCCCGGATGAACCGGGTCTTCCTCGCGCCGCTGGACGAGGCGGAGCGGGAGACCCTGCTGCGGCTGATCGCGCGGGTCGCGGACGCGGCGGAGGAGCTGCGGGCGTAG
- a CDS encoding CoA-transferase subunit beta — translation MTATPAGTTDFTSDELMEVNAARALASARTCFVGIGLPSTAANLARATVNPGLVLIYESGTIGSKPTRLPLSIGDGELAETADAVVPVPEMFNYWLQGGRIDVGFLGAAQVDRYANINTTVVDRGPDKPEGRLPGAGGAPEIASNCGKVLMVLRHSTRNFVRRLDFVTTLGHGGGPGDRKKLGMPGAGPTAVITDLGVLRPDPATAELVLTEVHPGVTVERVRAATGWELTVAGTVGTTEPPTPDELAALRTLKAAGKDAR, via the coding sequence ATGACCGCGACCCCCGCCGGGACGACGGACTTCACATCCGACGAGCTGATGGAGGTCAACGCCGCCCGCGCCCTGGCCAGTGCGCGGACCTGCTTCGTCGGCATCGGCCTCCCCAGCACCGCCGCCAACCTGGCCCGCGCCACCGTCAACCCCGGCCTCGTGCTCATCTACGAGTCGGGCACCATCGGCTCCAAGCCCACCCGGCTCCCGCTGTCCATCGGCGACGGCGAGCTCGCCGAGACGGCCGACGCGGTGGTCCCGGTGCCGGAGATGTTCAACTACTGGCTCCAGGGCGGCCGGATCGACGTCGGCTTCCTCGGCGCCGCCCAGGTCGACCGCTACGCCAACATCAACACCACCGTCGTGGACCGCGGCCCGGACAAGCCCGAGGGCCGCCTCCCCGGCGCGGGCGGCGCCCCCGAGATCGCCTCCAACTGCGGCAAGGTGCTCATGGTGCTGCGCCACTCCACCCGCAACTTCGTGCGGCGGCTGGACTTCGTGACCACCCTGGGCCACGGCGGCGGCCCCGGCGACCGTAAGAAGCTCGGCATGCCGGGCGCCGGACCCACCGCCGTCATCACCGACCTGGGCGTCCTGCGCCCCGACCCGGCCACCGCCGAACTGGTGCTCACCGAAGTGCACCCGGGCGTCACCGTGGAGCGGGTACGGGCCGCCACCGGCTGGGAGCTGACCGTCGCCGGCACCGTGGGCACCACCGAGCCACCCACCCCTGACGAACTGGCCGCGCTGCGCACCCTGAAGGCCGCCGGAAAGGACGCACGATGA
- a CDS encoding thiolase family protein: MTALRDVYILDAVRTPIGKYGGALSGVRPDDLAAHVVRGLLARTPALDPARIDDVYFGNANGAGEENRDVARMAVLLAGLPVTVPGATVNRLCASGLEAVLQAARAIAVGDAHIALAGGVESMSRAPWVLPKPERAFPAGHQQMYSTTLGWRMTNPDMPPEWTVALGEGAELIADKHGITREAQDAFALTSHEKAARAWKDGAYEAEVLPYPDTGLVRDETIRENTSTEALAKLKPAFRKPGGTVTAGNASPLNDGAAALLLVDEEGLKATGREPLARIGASAVTGIEPQYFGLGPVEAVRRALAKAGRSFADLATLELNEAFAAQVLGCLAEWPDLNPDIVNPHGGAIAIGHPLGASGARLAGAVAHQLAARGSGTGLATLCIGVGQGLALVLER, translated from the coding sequence ATGACCGCCCTGCGTGATGTCTACATCCTCGACGCCGTCCGCACCCCCATCGGTAAGTACGGCGGCGCCCTGTCCGGGGTGCGCCCCGACGACCTGGCCGCCCATGTGGTGCGCGGCCTGCTCGCCCGCACCCCCGCCCTGGACCCGGCGCGCATCGACGACGTCTACTTCGGCAACGCCAACGGCGCGGGCGAGGAGAACCGCGACGTCGCCCGCATGGCCGTGCTGCTGGCCGGACTGCCCGTCACCGTGCCCGGCGCGACCGTCAACCGGCTCTGCGCCTCTGGTCTGGAGGCCGTGCTGCAGGCCGCCCGCGCGATCGCGGTCGGTGACGCGCATATCGCGCTCGCGGGCGGTGTGGAGTCGATGAGCCGCGCCCCCTGGGTACTGCCCAAGCCCGAACGCGCCTTCCCCGCCGGGCACCAGCAGATGTACTCCACGACCCTGGGCTGGCGGATGACCAACCCGGACATGCCGCCCGAGTGGACCGTCGCCCTCGGCGAGGGCGCCGAACTGATCGCCGACAAGCACGGCATCACCCGCGAGGCACAGGACGCGTTCGCGCTCACCAGCCATGAGAAGGCGGCGCGGGCGTGGAAGGACGGGGCGTACGAGGCCGAGGTGCTGCCGTATCCGGACACCGGGCTCGTACGGGACGAGACCATCCGCGAGAACACTTCAACCGAGGCCCTGGCCAAGCTCAAGCCCGCCTTCCGCAAGCCCGGCGGCACCGTCACCGCGGGCAACGCCTCGCCCCTCAACGACGGCGCGGCCGCGCTGCTGCTCGTCGACGAGGAGGGGCTGAAGGCCACCGGACGTGAGCCCCTGGCGCGGATCGGTGCCTCGGCCGTCACCGGTATCGAGCCGCAGTACTTCGGGCTCGGCCCGGTCGAGGCCGTACGCCGCGCCCTCGCCAAGGCGGGCCGCTCGTTCGCCGATCTGGCCACCCTCGAACTCAACGAGGCGTTCGCCGCGCAGGTGCTGGGCTGCCTCGCCGAATGGCCTGATCTGAACCCCGACATCGTCAACCCGCACGGCGGCGCCATCGCCATCGGCCATCCGCTCGGCGCCTCCGGCGCCCGGCTCGCCGGTGCCGTCGCCCATCAGCTCGCCGCCCGTGGCTCGGGGACGGGCCTGGCCACCTTGTGCATCGGCGTCGGACAGGGCCTCGCCCTGGTCCTGGAAAGGTAA
- a CDS encoding NADP-dependent oxidoreductase has translation MTSTDTPENLAAPDPGAAPDPAAAPDPAAAPDGAPVMLALHQTALGGPEVLRLTELPRPAPGPGEILVAVHAAGLNPTDFKHRALSIFLPPPPLTLGWDVSGTVVETGFGVTLFQPGDEVFGMLPYPYGAGSHAEYVTGPTRAFAAKPAGIDHVQAAALPLAALTAWQALVETAGLRAGQRVLIHAAAGGVGHLAVQIAKERGAHVTGTASAPKHDFLRELGADACVDHRSEDFTDIEERYDVVLDALGGETATRSVGVLRPGGTLVSLVPGAQDTRAAAEKARVRAVTLLVEHDQAGMRAIAELVDRGRLRAHVSGTFPLAEGARAHVQGETGRTTGKLVITVR, from the coding sequence ATGACTTCGACGGACACCCCTGAGAACCTCGCCGCCCCGGACCCTGGGGCCGCCCCGGACCCGGCCGCCGCCCCGGACCCGGCCGCCGCCCCGGACGGCGCCCCCGTGATGCTCGCCCTGCACCAGACGGCCCTCGGCGGCCCCGAGGTCCTGCGGCTGACCGAACTTCCGCGGCCCGCGCCCGGCCCCGGGGAGATCCTCGTCGCCGTGCACGCGGCCGGACTCAACCCCACGGACTTCAAGCACCGCGCGCTGAGCATCTTCCTGCCGCCCCCGCCGCTGACCCTCGGCTGGGACGTCTCCGGCACCGTCGTGGAGACCGGTTTCGGCGTCACCCTCTTCCAGCCCGGTGACGAGGTGTTCGGCATGCTGCCCTACCCGTACGGGGCCGGCTCCCACGCCGAGTACGTGACCGGCCCCACCCGCGCCTTCGCCGCCAAGCCCGCCGGGATCGACCACGTCCAGGCGGCCGCGCTGCCGCTGGCCGCGCTCACCGCCTGGCAGGCCCTCGTGGAGACCGCGGGCCTCCGGGCCGGGCAGCGGGTGCTGATCCACGCCGCGGCGGGCGGTGTCGGCCATCTCGCCGTACAGATCGCCAAGGAGCGCGGCGCGCACGTCACCGGGACGGCGAGCGCCCCCAAACACGACTTCCTGCGCGAGCTCGGCGCGGACGCCTGCGTCGACCACCGCTCCGAGGACTTCACCGACATCGAGGAGCGCTACGACGTCGTGCTCGACGCCCTCGGCGGGGAGACCGCCACCCGCTCCGTGGGCGTACTCCGCCCCGGCGGCACCCTCGTCTCCCTGGTGCCGGGCGCCCAGGACACCCGGGCGGCGGCGGAGAAGGCACGGGTACGCGCCGTCACCCTGCTCGTCGAGCACGACCAGGCCGGGATGCGCGCCATCGCCGAACTCGTCGACCGGGGCAGGCTCCGCGCCCACGTCTCCGGCACCTTCCCCCTCGCCGAAGGCGCCCGGGCCCATGTCCAGGGGGAGACGGGCCGCACCACGGGCAAACTGGTCATCACCGTGCGCTGA
- a CDS encoding glycoside hydrolase family 3 N-terminal domain-containing protein has protein sequence MPQPWQDTSLSAEDRAAALLSSMTLEEKLAQLVGVWPGSEAEEGEDVAPLQHEVSEAVDLDGLLPHGIGQLTRPFGTFPVEPAGGAAALARLQARIAAGNRFGIPALAHEECLTGFFAWRATVFPTPLAWGASFDPALVGRAAELIGGSLRSAGIHQGLAPVLDVVRDTRWGRTEESIGEDPYLVATIGTAYVRGLESAGIVATLKHFAGYAASRGGRNHAPVSIGPRELADVILPPFELAVRDGGARSVMHSYNDLDGVPSAANPWLLTELLRDTWGFTGTVVADYFGVSFLELAHRVADTRGGAAGLALAAGVDVELPAVRCFGTPLRDAVRAGEVDEALVDRAALRVLRQKCELGLLDADWSPVPSALAGAADSAGPGDLDLDPPEMRDVARELAEESVVLLADDSDVLPLAPDARIAVVGPLADDPAAMLGCYTFPRHVGVEHPGLPLGIEVPTLLAALRAELPGARITHAEGCAAPGPADSAGDAGGPTSAGAAALTAESRLAQAARTAADADVCVAVLGDRSGLFGRGTSGEGCDAADLELPGEQGALLDTLVATGTPVVLVLFTGRPYALGRWSRLLAAAVQAFFPGEEGGPAVAGVLSGRVNPSGRLPVSVPYTSGGQPWTYAQPPLGLRGDASSIDPTPLFPFGHGLSYTSFAWERPEADATDVPTDGETMVRLTVRNTGDRAGTEVVQLYLHDPVARIARPVSRLIGYARVPLRPGESAEVHFAFHADLASYPLGADGTRVVEPGALELRLASSSADSGVRHTVPLTLTGPERTVDHRRRMVCEVRVK, from the coding sequence ATGCCTCAGCCCTGGCAGGACACCTCCCTCTCCGCCGAGGACCGCGCGGCGGCCCTGCTCTCCTCGATGACGCTGGAGGAGAAGCTGGCCCAACTCGTCGGCGTCTGGCCGGGATCCGAGGCCGAGGAGGGTGAGGACGTCGCCCCGCTCCAGCACGAGGTGTCCGAGGCAGTGGACCTCGACGGCCTCCTCCCGCACGGCATCGGCCAGCTGACCCGCCCCTTCGGCACCTTCCCCGTCGAACCGGCCGGGGGCGCCGCCGCGCTGGCCCGCCTCCAGGCCCGGATCGCCGCCGGGAACCGCTTCGGGATCCCGGCGCTGGCCCATGAGGAGTGTCTGACCGGCTTCTTCGCCTGGCGCGCCACCGTCTTCCCCACCCCGCTCGCCTGGGGCGCGTCCTTCGACCCGGCGCTGGTGGGGCGGGCGGCCGAGCTGATCGGCGGTTCGCTGCGGTCGGCCGGTATCCACCAGGGTCTTGCCCCGGTGCTGGACGTGGTGCGGGACACGCGCTGGGGCCGTACCGAGGAGTCCATCGGCGAGGACCCGTATCTGGTCGCGACCATCGGCACCGCGTACGTCCGCGGCCTGGAGTCCGCCGGGATCGTCGCCACCCTCAAGCACTTCGCGGGCTACGCCGCCTCCCGGGGCGGCCGCAACCACGCGCCGGTCTCCATCGGCCCCCGGGAACTCGCCGATGTCATCCTGCCGCCCTTCGAGCTGGCGGTGCGGGACGGGGGCGCGCGGTCGGTGATGCACTCCTACAACGACCTCGACGGTGTGCCCTCGGCCGCCAACCCCTGGCTGCTGACCGAACTGCTCCGCGACACCTGGGGCTTCACCGGCACCGTCGTCGCCGACTACTTCGGGGTGTCCTTCCTGGAACTGGCCCACCGGGTGGCCGACACCCGGGGCGGCGCGGCCGGGCTCGCCCTGGCGGCGGGGGTGGACGTGGAGCTGCCCGCAGTGCGCTGCTTCGGTACCCCGCTGCGGGACGCGGTACGGGCCGGGGAGGTGGACGAGGCGCTGGTGGACCGGGCGGCGCTGCGGGTGCTGCGGCAGAAGTGCGAGCTGGGGCTGCTGGATGCGGACTGGTCGCCGGTGCCGTCGGCGCTCGCGGGGGCTGCGGACTCCGCAGGCCCTGGCGACCTCGATCTCGATCCCCCGGAGATGCGGGACGTCGCGCGGGAGCTGGCCGAGGAGTCGGTGGTGCTGCTCGCCGACGACAGCGATGTGCTGCCGCTCGCGCCGGACGCCCGGATCGCGGTGGTCGGCCCGCTCGCCGACGACCCCGCCGCCATGCTCGGCTGCTACACCTTCCCCCGCCACGTCGGGGTGGAGCACCCCGGACTGCCCCTGGGCATCGAGGTGCCGACGCTCCTCGCCGCGCTGCGCGCCGAGCTGCCCGGTGCGCGGATCACCCATGCCGAGGGGTGCGCCGCACCCGGCCCGGCCGATTCCGCCGGGGACGCCGGGGGACCGACCTCGGCCGGTGCGGCGGCGCTCACCGCAGAGAGCCGACTGGCGCAGGCCGCCAGGACGGCGGCGGACGCCGATGTGTGCGTCGCGGTGCTGGGCGACCGTTCGGGTCTGTTCGGCCGGGGCACCTCGGGCGAGGGCTGTGACGCCGCCGACCTCGAACTCCCCGGTGAGCAGGGGGCGTTGCTGGACACGCTGGTGGCCACCGGCACCCCCGTGGTGCTGGTGCTGTTCACCGGACGGCCGTACGCCCTGGGCCGCTGGTCGCGCCTGCTGGCCGCCGCAGTGCAGGCGTTCTTCCCCGGTGAGGAGGGCGGCCCGGCGGTCGCCGGAGTGCTGAGCGGGCGCGTCAACCCCTCGGGCCGACTGCCGGTGAGCGTTCCGTACACGTCCGGCGGCCAGCCCTGGACGTACGCACAGCCGCCGCTCGGGCTGCGCGGCGACGCCAGCTCGATCGACCCGACCCCGCTGTTCCCCTTCGGCCATGGGCTGTCCTACACCTCGTTCGCCTGGGAGCGCCCGGAGGCCGACGCGACCGATGTGCCGACCGACGGGGAGACCATGGTCCGGCTGACCGTGCGCAACACCGGTGACCGGGCCGGGACGGAGGTCGTACAGCTCTACCTCCACGATCCGGTGGCCCGTATCGCCCGGCCGGTGTCCCGGCTGATCGGCTACGCACGGGTGCCGCTGCGGCCGGGCGAGTCCGCCGAGGTCCACTTCGCCTTCCATGCCGACCTCGCCTCGTATCCGCTGGGCGCCGATGGCACGAGGGTGGTCGAACCGGGCGCCCTGGAGCTGCGGCTGGCCTCCTCCAGCGCCGACTCCGGCGTACGGCACACCGTGCCGCTGACGCTGACCGGGCCCGAGCGCACGGTGGACCACCGGCGGCGGATGGTGTGCGAGGTGCGGGTGAAGTAG
- a CDS encoding CoA transferase subunit A, with protein sequence MADIRSLQDAVADLVHDGDTVAMEGFTHLIPYAAAHEVIRQGITDLTLVRMTPDVIYDQLIGAGLVRKLVFSWGGNPGVGSLHRFRDAVENGWPRPLELDEHSHAGMANRYVAGASKLPFAVLRGYRGSDIPTRTDTVSTVVCPFTGEELAAVAALNPDVTVIHAQQADRAGNVQMWGLTGVQKEAALAADRVLVTVEEIVEELTPRPGGIVLPTWVIDAVSVVPGGAHPSYATGYSTRDNDFYQAWDPIARDREAFLTWIEENVRDNVRNSEGALTR encoded by the coding sequence ATGGCCGACATCCGAAGCCTGCAGGACGCCGTGGCGGACCTCGTCCACGACGGGGACACCGTCGCGATGGAGGGATTCACCCACCTGATCCCGTACGCCGCCGCGCACGAGGTCATCCGCCAGGGCATCACCGATCTGACCCTCGTCCGGATGACCCCGGACGTCATCTACGACCAGCTCATCGGCGCCGGACTCGTCCGCAAGCTGGTGTTCTCCTGGGGCGGCAACCCCGGCGTGGGCTCGCTGCACCGCTTCCGTGACGCCGTCGAGAACGGCTGGCCACGGCCGCTGGAGCTGGACGAGCACAGTCACGCGGGCATGGCGAACCGCTATGTGGCGGGCGCCTCCAAGCTGCCGTTCGCCGTGTTGCGGGGCTATCGCGGCAGCGACATCCCGACCCGTACGGACACCGTCTCCACCGTCGTCTGCCCCTTCACCGGGGAGGAGCTGGCCGCCGTCGCGGCGCTCAACCCGGACGTCACCGTCATCCACGCCCAGCAGGCCGACCGGGCCGGCAATGTACAGATGTGGGGGCTGACCGGGGTGCAGAAGGAGGCGGCGCTCGCGGCGGACCGGGTGCTGGTGACCGTGGAGGAGATCGTGGAGGAGCTCACACCACGCCCCGGCGGGATCGTCCTGCCGACGTGGGTGATCGACGCGGTCTCGGTCGTCCCCGGCGGCGCCCACCCCTCCTACGCCACCGGGTATTCGACCCGCGACAACGACTTCTACCAGGCATGGGACCCGATCGCCCGCGACCGTGAGGCGTTCTTGACGTGGATCGAGGAGAACGTGCGCGACAACGTGCGCAACAGCGAGGGAGCTCTCACCCGATGA
- the pcaH gene encoding protocatechuate 3,4-dioxygenase subunit beta, giving the protein MALTQSDIDSELAHIRESYGKARAEGAPATDHPPRDFPPYRSSVLRHPEQPLVAVHGDPETVELHTPVFGHTDITAIDNDLTVQHQGEPLGERITVSGRLLDSRGRPVRGQLIELWQANASGRYAHLRDQHPAPLDPNFTGVGRTLTGDDGSYHFTTIKPGAYPWRNHENAWRPAHLHFSVFGAAFTQRLVTQMYFPGDPLFAYDPILQSVTDDSARQRLVARYDHALSRPEWSLGYRWDIVLDGPSATWIEEGRR; this is encoded by the coding sequence ATGGCTCTCACCCAGTCCGACATCGACAGCGAACTCGCGCACATACGGGAGTCGTACGGCAAGGCGCGCGCCGAGGGCGCTCCCGCCACCGACCACCCGCCGCGCGACTTCCCCCCGTACCGCAGCAGTGTGCTGCGCCACCCCGAGCAGCCGCTGGTCGCGGTGCACGGCGACCCGGAGACCGTGGAACTGCACACCCCGGTCTTCGGCCACACCGACATCACCGCGATCGACAACGACCTCACGGTGCAGCACCAGGGCGAGCCGCTCGGCGAGCGGATCACCGTCTCCGGACGGCTCCTGGACAGCCGGGGCCGCCCCGTCCGGGGGCAGCTCATCGAGCTGTGGCAGGCCAACGCGTCGGGCCGCTACGCCCATCTGCGCGATCAGCACCCCGCACCGCTCGACCCCAACTTCACCGGTGTGGGGCGCACGTTGACCGGCGACGACGGTTCGTACCACTTCACCACCATCAAGCCGGGCGCGTATCCGTGGCGCAACCACGAGAACGCCTGGCGCCCCGCGCATCTGCACTTCTCCGTCTTCGGTGCGGCGTTCACACAGCGGCTGGTCACCCAGATGTACTTCCCCGGCGATCCGCTCTTCGCCTACGACCCGATCCTGCAGTCGGTGACGGACGACTCGGCGCGGCAGCGGCTGGTAGCCCGTTACGACCACGCGCTGTCGCGGCCGGAGTGGTCGCTGGGCTACCGCTGGGACATCGTGCTGGACGGGCCGTCCGCCACGTGGATCGAGGAGGGGCGCCGATGA